One genomic window of Desulfurobacterium indicum includes the following:
- a CDS encoding tail protein X: MPKTYTTKAGDRWDWISYQFYGTCDLYKEIQKANPDLPIDLIASPILPAGIELVIPDIETPSTPEELPPWKR; the protein is encoded by the coding sequence ATGCCAAAGACTTACACGACAAAAGCTGGCGACCGCTGGGATTGGATAAGTTATCAATTTTACGGCACTTGTGATTTGTACAAAGAAATTCAGAAAGCTAATCCTGATCTACCTATTGATCTCATAGCTTCCCCTATCTTGCCAGCGGGCATTGAGCTTGTTATTCCAGATATTGAGACACCATCAACGCCAGAGGAACTACCGCCGTGGAAAAGATAA
- a CDS encoding phage late control D family protein, whose amino-acid sequence MEKIKVPLWDMLWNGKNVTDYLTPYVLSVTYEDVYHGESDTIEITIENRDLRWLQNWYPEKGDTVVLNIGYKNEPHLPCGEFEIDEIEFSGSRTGGDTVHLRGIAAPFKKSIREKRTIAYENAALSKVINLIADRNGMNAVVELDSDPTFKRIDQKQMADLTFLRELAEKYNASVKVQGNTVYFISNDRLKERKPALTIERKDIISYSLRDKTHNIYKGIIITYHDPKTKKLLKYREDWTGYKAGADYLKINEKVESLEEAKIRARAERYKYDSKEKTGRITMPGNPQVMAGLVVALKGFGLMDGNWLIERTRHTISRTGGWVTEMEVKKI is encoded by the coding sequence GTGGAAAAGATAAAAGTTCCTCTTTGGGACATGCTTTGGAATGGAAAGAATGTTACAGATTACCTGACCCCTTACGTTCTTTCCGTTACCTATGAGGACGTTTACCACGGTGAGTCAGATACGATAGAGATAACGATTGAAAACAGAGACTTGCGCTGGCTTCAAAACTGGTATCCCGAAAAGGGTGACACGGTAGTTTTGAACATTGGCTACAAGAATGAACCGCATTTGCCCTGTGGAGAATTTGAAATTGATGAGATTGAGTTTTCTGGAAGTAGAACAGGTGGGGATACCGTTCACCTTCGGGGGATAGCTGCACCGTTCAAGAAGTCAATCAGAGAGAAGAGAACTATAGCCTATGAGAACGCCGCTCTTTCAAAAGTTATTAACCTTATAGCTGATCGGAACGGCATGAACGCCGTCGTTGAGCTTGACTCTGACCCCACTTTCAAACGGATAGACCAGAAGCAAATGGCAGACCTTACTTTTTTACGCGAACTTGCAGAAAAATACAACGCCAGCGTAAAGGTGCAGGGGAATACGGTTTACTTTATCTCTAACGATAGACTAAAGGAACGGAAACCAGCTTTAACGATAGAGAGGAAGGACATTATCTCCTACTCCTTGCGGGATAAGACCCACAACATCTACAAAGGGATAATCATCACCTACCACGACCCAAAGACCAAAAAGCTCCTAAAGTATCGGGAGGACTGGACAGGCTACAAGGCAGGTGCTGATTACTTGAAGATTAACGAGAAGGTAGAGAGTTTAGAAGAGGCAAAGATAAGGGCAAGAGCTGAAAGGTATAAATACGATAGCAAAGAAAAAACAGGAAGAATAACAATGCCCGGTAATCCTCAAGTTATGGCGGGGCTTGTGGTAGCTCTGAAAGGTTTTGGCTTAATGGACGGAAATTGGCTGATAGAGAGGACAAGGCATACGATTTCAAGGACTGGTGGATGGGTTACGGAGATGGAGGTCAAGAAAATTTAA